The window GACTCCTCCTTGATGCCCTCCATCATCGCGGTGAACATGTCGAAGCCCTCGCGCTGGTACTCGACCAGCGGGTCCTTCTGCGCCATCGCGCGCAGGCCGATGCCCTCCTGGAGGTAGTCCATCTCGTAGAGGTGCTCGCGCCACTTGCGGTCCAGGACCGACAGCACGACCCGGCGCTCCAGCTCACGCATGATCTCGGAGCCGAGCTGCGCCTCGCGCTCCTCGTACTGCGCGTGGATGTCGTCCTTGACGGACTCGGCGATGAACTCGGCGGTCAGCCCGGCGCGGTCGCCGGCCGCCTCCTCCAGCTCCTCGACGGTGACCTTCACCGGGTACAGCTGCTTGAAGGCGCCCCACAGCCGGTCCAGGTCCCACTCCTCAGCGAAGCCCTCGGCGGTCTCCGCGCCGACGTACGCGTCGATCGTGTCGTCCATGAAGTGCTGCACCTGCTCGTGCAGGTCCTCGCCCTCCAGGACGCGGCGCCGCTCGCCGTAGATGACCTCGCGCTGGCGGTTGAGGACCTCGTCGTACTTCAGGACGTTCTTACGGGTCTCGAAGTTCTGCTGCTCGACCTGCGACTGAGCGGACGCGATCGCGCGCGTGACCATCTTGTTCTCGATCGGCACGTCGTCCGGGACGTTCGCCATCGACATCACGCGCTCGACCATCTGGGCCTTGAAGAGCCTCATCAGGTCGTCACCCAGCGACAGGTAGAAGCGGGACTCGCCCGGGTCACCCTGACGGCCGGAACGACCACGCAGCTGGTTGTCGATACGGCGCGACTCGTGCCGCTCGGTGCCGAGGACGTAGAGGCCGCCGAGGTCCTTGACCTCCTCGAACTCCGCCTTGACCGCCTGCTCGGCCTTCTCCAGGGCGGCGGGCAGGGCCGCGGCCCACTCCTCGATGTGCTCCTCGGGGTCGAGGCCGCGCTGGCGCAGCTCCGCCTCCGCGAGGTCGTCGGGGTTGCCGCCGAGCTTGATGTCCGTACCACGGCCGGCCATGTTGGTGGCCACCGTCACGGCGCCCTTGCGGCCGGCCTGGGCGACGATCGTCGCTTCGCGGTCGTGCTGCTTCGCGTTCAGCACCTCGTGCTGGATACCGCGCTTGCTCAACTGCTGCGACAGATACTCGGACTTCTCGACCGACGTCGTACCGACGAGGATCGGCTGGCCCTTCTCGTGCTTCTCGGCGATGTCGTCGACTACCGCCTCGAACTTGGCGACCTCGGTGCGGTAGATCAGGTCCGACTGGTCCTTGCGGACCATCGGCCGGTTGGTCGGGATCGGGACCACGCCGAGCTTGTAGATCTGGTGGAACTCGGCGGCCTCGGTCATCGCCGTACCGGTCATGCCGGAGAGCTTGTTGTAGAGGCGGAAGAAGTTCTGCAGGGTGATCGTGGCGAGGGTCTGGTTCTCGTCCTTGATGTCCACCCCTTCCTTCGCCTCGATCGCCTGGTGCATGCCCTCGTTGTAGCGGCGGCCGGCGAGGATACGGCCGGTGTGCTCGTCGACGATCATGACCTCGCCGTCGATGACGACGTAGTCCTTGTCCTTCTTGAAGAGCTCCTTCGCCTTGATGGCGTTGTTCAGGTAGCCCACCAGCGGCGTGTTCACCGACTCGTAGAGGTTGTCGATGCCCAGCCAGTCCTCGACCTTGGCGACACCGGACTCGTGGATGGCGACCGTGCGCTTCTTCTCGTCGACCTCGTAGTCGCCGGTCTCCTCGATGCCCTTGAGGGGGTTGCCCGCCTCGCCCTTCTTCAGGCGCGTGACCAGCTTGGCGAAGTCGCCGTACCACTTGGTCGCCTGGTCGGCCGGGCCGGAGATGATCAGCGGCGTACGGGCCTCGTCGACGAGGATGGAGTCGACCTCGTCGACGATGGCGTAGTTGTGGCCGCGCTGGACGAGCTCGTCCTTGGACCACGCCATGTTGTCGCGGAGGTAGTCGAAGCCGAACTCGTTGTTCGTGCCGTAGGTGATGTCGCAGTTGTACTGCTCGCGGCGCTGGGCCGGCGTCATGTTGGCGAGGATGCAGCCGACGGACAGGCCCAGGAACTTGTGGACGCGGCCCATCATCTCGGAGTCGCGCTCGGCCAGGTAGTCGTTGACCGTGATGAGGTGAACGCCGTCTCCGGAAAGAGCGTTCAGATACGCGGGCAGCGTGCCGACGAGGGTCTTGCCCTCACCGGTCTTCATCTCGGCGACATAGCCGAGGTGGAGGGCGGCGCCACCCATCAGCTGCACGTCGTAGTGCCGCTGGCCGAGGACACGCTTGGCGGCCTCGCGAACGGTGGCGAAGGCCTCCGGGAGCAGATCATCCAGGCTCTCACCATCGGCGTACCGCTGCTTGTACTCATCGGTGAGGGCCCGCAGCTCGGCGTCGGAGAGGTCGACGAAGTCCTCTTCGATGGAGTTGACCTGGTCCGCGATGCGGTGCAGCTTGCGCAGGATCTTGCCTTCGCCTGCACGCATGATCTTCGAGAGGACGGACACGGGGGTTGGTCTCCTTGCCGGTCGGGCCTGGGACGGTCGGTTTCCATTTGACTTGACTGAGCAACGGCCATCGTATGCGAGGACCCCGCCACGCCGGGAGCCTGCCGGTGACGCCGACCGTCCGCTGCTTCAAATCTCCGTCAAAGGGGACAACGGCCGGGGGTCACAGATGGTGCCGCGTTCCGCCTACGAATTGCACGAAATGCGATCGCACGCGCACACACCGCTTAGTAAAGGATGGCGCTTGCCAGGGACCCCAGAGCAGAATCGGCCGATGGAACCCGTCACGCTCACCACCGGCCGCCTCCTGATGCGCACGGTCGGCCCGAAGGACACCGACGCCGTGTACGAGGCCGCCCAGGACCCCGACATCCAGCGCTGGACCACGCTCCCCTCGCCCTACCTGTACGAGCACGCCCACAGCTTCACGGACGAACTGGTCCCCGACGGCTGGAGGAACGGCTCGATGTTCACCTGGGGGCTCTTCCTCCCCGAAGGGGAGGACCTGGTCGGCATGCTCGGTCTCACGATGCGTTCCATGAGCGGGGCCGAGATCGGTTTCTGGGGCACGAAGGAACACCGCGGCAACGGCTACATCACCGAAGCCGTCCTCACCGCGTCCCGCTGGGCCTTCGTCCACCTCTCGATCGACCGCGTGGAATGGCGCGCGGAGGTCGGCAACACCCCCTCTCGCGCAGTGGCAGAACGCGCCGGCTTCACCCTCGAGGGCACCCTTCGCTCCGCCATCGTCCACCAGGGCGTACACCGGGACTGCTGGGTGGGCTCCTTGCTCCCGTCGGACCTGGGCCTACCGTCGACGGCACCGTATTTGCCGGCACCCACACGCTCCGCCCAGTCCGGCACGGGCAGCTGAGCACAGCCGTCCCGAGCCCTCACGGGCAGCCCCAGCACCGGCCCCCTCCCCCAAACCCCCAGCTCACGCCCCATTGTCAGTGCCACCCCCTATCGTCCGAACCCATGACGACCCCGCGCCCCACCACCGACCTCTCGGCAGACGAAGCCCGCCGCATCGCCCTGAGAGCCCAAGGCTTCCTGGGCACCCCCAACCGCAGGTCCGGCGTCCGCGGCATACTCCGTCACCTGGGCGCGGTCCAACTCGACACCATCTCGGTCCTGGCCCGCTCCCACGAGCTCATCCCATACGCCCGCCTGGGCGCGGTAAGCCGCAAGACGGTCGAGAGCGCCTACTGGACGACCGCATCCACCAACGCGCTTTCGCCACAACCGCACGCCTTCGAGTACTGGTCCCACGCCGCCTGCATCCTCCCCATCGAGGAATGGCCCCACTTCGCCTTCCGCCGCCGCGCCTACCGAAACCGCCCCCACTGGAACCACGAACTCCCCGACGGCACCTACGACCAGGTCATCAAGCAGCTCCGCACCGAAGGCCCCCTCACCGCGACCGAACTGGGCGGCGCGAAGCGGACCAGCGAGTGGTGGGACTGGTCGGGCTCGAAGGTCGCCGCCGAACGCGCCCTGATGTACGGCGAGGTGGTCTGCGTCGAACGCCGCGGCTGGAAGCGCGTCTACGACCTCGCCGAACGCGCCATCCCGCAGACTCTGCTGCACGACGACCTGGACGACACCGAATGCCTGCGCCGCCTGGTCCGCCTGGCCGGCCAGTCCCTCGGCGTCGGCACCCGCGCGGACATCGCCGACTACCACCGCCTCAAGGGCGAACAGGTCGACGCGGTGATCGCCGACTCGGGCCTGGTCCCGGTCACGGTCGAGGGCTGGGGCAAACCGGCCTGGGCGGACCCCGCGGCCCTGGAGACACCCCCGCGCGGCCGCCACCGCACCACTCTCCTGTCCCCGTTCGACTCCCTCATCTGGGAACGGGCACGGACGGAGCGGATCTTCGGCTTCACGCACCGCCTGGAGGCCTACGTCCCCAAGCAGAAGCGGGTCTACGGCTACTTCGCGATGCCGGTCCTGGCCGGCGGCCGTCTCGTCGGCCGCGTGGACCCGGCCCGCGAGGGCCGCACACTGGTGGCCAAGCAGGTCACCCTGGACGGCCCGAAGGCGGTTCCTGCGGTGGCCCAGGCGCTGGCCGAAGCAGCGAGCTGGGTGGACTGCACGGACGTACGCGTGGACCGGGTGGACGCACCCGACCTGCGCGAACCGCTCACCAGCGAGCTCGCCCGCATAGTGGCGTGACCCTCAACGGATTTCGAGGATCTTCTCCCGCATCGCATAGACCACGGCCTCCATCCTGGAGTGCAGCTGCAGCTTCTCCAGGATGTTGCGCACATGGTTCTTCACCGTGTTCTCGGAGATGAACAACTCCTTGGCGATGTCCCGGTTGTTCATCCCCGTGGCGACGAGCTTGAGGACCTCCAGCTCACGGTCCGTCAGCCGCGGCGCGGGCACGAGCCGGCGCTCGTCCGTCCGCTGGATCATCGACTTGAACTCGGTGAGCAGCTTCGACGCCATGGACGGACTGATCTGCGACTGCCCGTCGGCCACCGCGCGAATGGCGGTGGCCACCTCGTCCGTGGAGATCTCCTTGAGGAGATAGCCGGTCGCGCCCGCCTTGATCGCGTCGTAGAGGTCGGCCTCCTCGTCGCTGATCGTCAGCATGATGATCTTCGCGCTGGGGGCCACCTCCTTGATGGAGGTGCAGGCCTCGATCCCGCCCCGCTTGGGCATCCGTACGTCCATCAGGACGATGTCCGGCAGCAGGTCCGCGGCCTTGTCGACGGCCTCCGCGCCGTCTCCCGCCTCCCCTACGACCTGGATGTCCTCCTCGGCCGCGAGCACGATCTCCAGTCCACGGCGGAACAGGGCGTGGTCGTCCACGACGAGGACTCTGATCGGCTCCTTGCGTGGAGAGCCCGCTTCCGGGCCCATGCCGACGACCTCGCCGTCGGCATCCTCGTCCCGCATCGGTCCGAAGCTGTCCGCCATCGTTCCTCCCCCTGAAGGCTGTGGCTGGTCGTTTGCCATCGCCAACCCAAGGCAGCGGCCCACCGGTTGGGCCGGTAGCGGCCATGATTTCATGCCCGGCCGACACTGCGGTGACGAGCGGGGCGCGAAGTGGTCGCACACCGGTGCCCCTGGGGGCGCACGGGCGCTCCAGGGGCACCGGCTCAGCTGTCAGCCGGGTTGGTCAGCCGCCCAGCGTGCCACCGGCCGCGGGAGACTGCGCCTGGGTGACCATCGGGTCCGTGTTGAGGTGGATGACCCCGTAGTCGTATGC of the Streptomyces sp. T12 genome contains:
- the secA gene encoding preprotein translocase subunit SecA, whose product is MSVLSKIMRAGEGKILRKLHRIADQVNSIEEDFVDLSDAELRALTDEYKQRYADGESLDDLLPEAFATVREAAKRVLGQRHYDVQLMGGAALHLGYVAEMKTGEGKTLVGTLPAYLNALSGDGVHLITVNDYLAERDSEMMGRVHKFLGLSVGCILANMTPAQRREQYNCDITYGTNNEFGFDYLRDNMAWSKDELVQRGHNYAIVDEVDSILVDEARTPLIISGPADQATKWYGDFAKLVTRLKKGEAGNPLKGIEETGDYEVDEKKRTVAIHESGVAKVEDWLGIDNLYESVNTPLVGYLNNAIKAKELFKKDKDYVVIDGEVMIVDEHTGRILAGRRYNEGMHQAIEAKEGVDIKDENQTLATITLQNFFRLYNKLSGMTGTAMTEAAEFHQIYKLGVVPIPTNRPMVRKDQSDLIYRTEVAKFEAVVDDIAEKHEKGQPILVGTTSVEKSEYLSQQLSKRGIQHEVLNAKQHDREATIVAQAGRKGAVTVATNMAGRGTDIKLGGNPDDLAEAELRQRGLDPEEHIEEWAAALPAALEKAEQAVKAEFEEVKDLGGLYVLGTERHESRRIDNQLRGRSGRQGDPGESRFYLSLGDDLMRLFKAQMVERVMSMANVPDDVPIENKMVTRAIASAQSQVEQQNFETRKNVLKYDEVLNRQREVIYGERRRVLEGEDLHEQVQHFMDDTIDAYVGAETAEGFAEEWDLDRLWGAFKQLYPVKVTVEELEEAAGDRAGLTAEFIAESVKDDIHAQYEEREAQLGSEIMRELERRVVLSVLDRKWREHLYEMDYLQEGIGLRAMAQKDPLVEYQREGFDMFTAMMEGIKEESVGYLFNLEVQVEQQVEEVPVEDTKPVADLEKQDAVPAQAGARPEIRAKGLEAPRRPDRLHFTAPKVDGEGDIVEGDFDNGDEPVRSEADGLTRAERRKQSRGGRRRKK
- a CDS encoding winged helix-turn-helix domain-containing protein; protein product: MTTPRPTTDLSADEARRIALRAQGFLGTPNRRSGVRGILRHLGAVQLDTISVLARSHELIPYARLGAVSRKTVESAYWTTASTNALSPQPHAFEYWSHAACILPIEEWPHFAFRRRAYRNRPHWNHELPDGTYDQVIKQLRTEGPLTATELGGAKRTSEWWDWSGSKVAAERALMYGEVVCVERRGWKRVYDLAERAIPQTLLHDDLDDTECLRRLVRLAGQSLGVGTRADIADYHRLKGEQVDAVIADSGLVPVTVEGWGKPAWADPAALETPPRGRHRTTLLSPFDSLIWERARTERIFGFTHRLEAYVPKQKRVYGYFAMPVLAGGRLVGRVDPAREGRTLVAKQVTLDGPKAVPAVAQALAEAASWVDCTDVRVDRVDAPDLREPLTSELARIVA
- a CDS encoding response regulator transcription factor yields the protein MADSFGPMRDEDADGEVVGMGPEAGSPRKEPIRVLVVDDHALFRRGLEIVLAAEEDIQVVGEAGDGAEAVDKAADLLPDIVLMDVRMPKRGGIEACTSIKEVAPSAKIIMLTISDEEADLYDAIKAGATGYLLKEISTDEVATAIRAVADGQSQISPSMASKLLTEFKSMIQRTDERRLVPAPRLTDRELEVLKLVATGMNNRDIAKELFISENTVKNHVRNILEKLQLHSRMEAVVYAMREKILEIR
- a CDS encoding GNAT family N-acetyltransferase, whose amino-acid sequence is MEPVTLTTGRLLMRTVGPKDTDAVYEAAQDPDIQRWTTLPSPYLYEHAHSFTDELVPDGWRNGSMFTWGLFLPEGEDLVGMLGLTMRSMSGAEIGFWGTKEHRGNGYITEAVLTASRWAFVHLSIDRVEWRAEVGNTPSRAVAERAGFTLEGTLRSAIVHQGVHRDCWVGSLLPSDLGLPSTAPYLPAPTRSAQSGTGS